One genomic window of Ammospiza nelsoni isolate bAmmNel1 chromosome 4, bAmmNel1.pri, whole genome shotgun sequence includes the following:
- the KCTD8 gene encoding BTB/POZ domain-containing protein KCTD8 isoform X2, translating into MVSGPSGSPFPEVVELNVGGQVYVTRHSTLLSVPDSTLATMFSPCRGGPAAARQLPRDSRARFFIDRDGFLFRYVLDYLRDKQLALPEHFPEKERLLREAEYFQLGDLVKLLSPKVTKQSSLNDEGCQSDLEDSNSQGSSDRLQRAALDKRSGFLTVGYRGSYTTVRDNQADAKFRRVARIMVCGRIALAKEVFGETLNESRDPDRPPEKYTSRFYLKFTYLEQAFDRLSEAGFHMVACNSTGTAAFINQYRDDKIWSSYTEYIFFSPHTDVQKLKAAQAALSEVKSKILWM; encoded by the coding sequence ATGGTGTCGGGGCCGTCGGGCTCGCCGTTCCCCGAGGTGGTGGAGCTGAACGTGGGGGGCCAGGTGTACGTGACGAGGCACTCCACGCTGCTCAGCGTCCCGGACAGCACGCTGGCCACCATGTTCTCCCCGTgccggggcggccccgcggcggcccgccagctgcccagggacagccgggCTCGCTTCTTCATCGACCGCGACGGCTTCCTCTTCAGGTACGTGCTGGATTACCTGCGGGACAAGCAGCTGGCGCTGCCCGAGCACTTCCCCGAGAAGGAGCGGCTCCTGCGGGAGGCCGAGTACTTCCAGCTGGGCGACCTGGTGAAGCTGCTGTCGCCCAAGGTCACCAAGCAGAGCTCTCTCAACGACGAGGGCTGCCAGAGCGACCTGGAGGATAGCAACTCGCAGGGCAGCAGCGACCGGCTTCAGCGGGCGGCGCTGGACAAGCGCTCGGGCTTCCTCACCGTGGGCTACCGCGGCTCCTACACCACGGTGCGGGACAACCAGGCGGACGCCAAGTTCCGCCGCGTCGCCCGCATCATGGTGTGCGGTCGGATCGCCCTGGCCAAGGAGGTCTTCGGAGAGACCCTCAACGAGAGCCGTGACCCCGACCGGCCCCCCGAGAAGTACACCTCCCGCTTCTACCTCAAATTCACCTACCTGGAGCAAGCCTTTGACCGGCTTTCCGAGGCGGGCTTCCACATGGTGGCTTGCAACTCCACGGGCACCGCCGCCTTCATCAACCAGTACAGGGACGACAAGATCTGGAGCAGCTACACAGAGTACATCTTCTTCA